The genomic segment GCTGAAATAATATTATAATGCTCATCCCCTGCTCTGTCATAAAGCAGATGGGTTTTTTGCAAGGCCTGCTGGATTTTTTCTTTGTTGATAACGATATATTCTGACACTGATTTTGAGTTGGACGCTTTTAGTAACGTTTGTCTTTGGCGCGCGCTCGGAGATCGCGCGCCAGCCGGTATTCCCGACTTAATTGCTAATTCTAATGCGTTTAAAGCGACCCGAGCGTCGCCGTCCGCTAATTCGGACAAATATTTTATAACAGCTGGCGAGATTTTAATTTTAAAATTTTTATAACCCTTTTCATCTTTGATTGCGCGTTTTAGAATACTTGCGATTTGTTCCGGCTCCAATTTGTTCAACACAAAAACCCGGCATCTTGAAAGCAGAGCAGAGATAATTTCAAAACTGGGATTTTCAGTTGTCGCTCCGATTAGAGTAAGGGTTCCGTTTTCAATATATGGCAATAAGCCGTCCTGCTGAACCTTATTCCAACGATGGATTTCGTCAACAAAGAGAATTGTTTTGCGGTTCTGGAATTTTCGGCTTTCTTGAGCTTGAATGATAACTTTCTGAAGCTCGCTTTTTCCGCTGTTGACGGCGGAGAGTTGAATAAAAGATGATTTAGTTATTTCTGCGATAATCCGCGCCAATGTGGTTTTGCCACAGCCGGGAGGTCCCCAAAAAATCATTGAGGGGACTTGGTCTTTTTCAATTGCCTGA from the Patescibacteria group bacterium genome contains:
- a CDS encoding replication-associated recombination protein A, whose protein sequence is MINNDLFSQNLQKDAPLADRIRAGKFSEFVGQDELIGKDKLLRQAIEKDQVPSMIFWGPPGCGKTTLARIIAEITKSSFIQLSAVNSGKSELQKVIIQAQESRKFQNRKTILFVDEIHRWNKVQQDGLLPYIENGTLTLIGATTENPSFEIISALLSRCRVFVLNKLEPEQIASILKRAIKDEKGYKNFKIKISPAVIKYLSELADGDARVALNALELAIKSGIPAGARSPSARQRQTLLKASNSKSVSEYIVINKEKIQQALQKTHLLYDRAGDEHYNIISALHKSMRGSDANAALYWLGRMLEAGEDPLYIARRIVRFASEDIGLANSQALIQAVSAYQACHFIGMPECELALAQAVVYMAKCKKSNELYTAYGKVKQDIKNTPNEPVPLHIRNAPTQLMKELDYSKGYKYSPDYDYNEEQEYLPTKLKNRKYLNHDSRGA